Proteins from a single region of Melanotaenia boesemani isolate fMelBoe1 chromosome 3, fMelBoe1.pri, whole genome shotgun sequence:
- the ippk gene encoding inositol-pentakisphosphate 2-kinase gives MELDKMDENDWKYHGEGNKSLVVSHVQLSRVLRLLKYPAEDSENPPQTAEQAYRQIQNIVDFSSNVMSSLLGEKFIHSGEVVKLPLEFVRQLSIKVQHQRPAWRCDKVMDIYSGCALCLPNLTSPAVHQPTHTPPLCIEIKPKCGFLPSPKHVSKDIKTKVCRYCMHQHYKVANGKWKRCSLYCPLDLFSGNRQRMHFAIIHLIQEPQNNFKIFKGGQCVYSSKEGSDDSPDMNSLLHHLRPYFLCGNNRINSQMTSKAVLNDFIQVLMNALLSGGGGGDGGVVTDRGGEERSFCEASQFKDRICHGSQGLPRDSVLSRILQTQMLDTLDIEGLYPLYRQVEQHLQDFPKERTRLQIDGPYNEAFLEKVQKCSMEDDGSVEFAAAKVHQYRIAMTAKDCSIMVTLVPGDAEEGDAEGLSTQRQLRDFRPPAFSYSVSILDLDPKPFDSIPRQLRLDQKIVSCYLRTGGALPKGSLPLLPSIITSAEREDCTLLFHPM, from the exons ATGGAACTGgacaaaatggatgaaaacGACTGGAAGTATCACGGAGAAGGAAACAAGAGTCTGGTGGTCTCTCACGTACAG CTCTCCAGAGTTTTACGTTTGCTCAAGTATCCGGCAGAAGACTCTGAAAATCCACCACAG ACAGCAGAACAGGCGTACAGGCAGATCCAGAACATCGTTGACTTCAGCTCCAACGTGATGAGCAGCCTGCTGGGGGAGAAGTTCATCCATAGCGGG GAAGTGGTCAAACTACCTCTGGAGTTTGTGCGACAACTATCCATCAAAGTTCAGCATCAAAGGCCGG CTTGGCGCTGTGATAAGGTGATGGACATCTACAGCGGCTGCGCGCTCTGCCTGCCCAACCTGACGTCTCCAGCTGTGCACCAGCCAACACACACCCCCCCACTCTGCATCGAGATCaag CCTAAATGTGGCTTCCTGCCGTCCCCCAAACACGTCAGCAAAGACATAAAGACCAAAGTGTGCCGCTACTGCATGCACCAGCACTACAAG GTGGCCAACGGGAAGTGGAAGAGATGCAGTCTGTATTGTCCTCTGGACCTGTTCTCAGG GAACAGACAAAGAATGCACTTTGCCATCATACACCTGATACAAGAACCTCAAAACAACTTCAAAATATTTAAG ggtgGTCAGTGTGTTTACAGCAGTAAGGAGGGCAGTGACGACTCGCCCGACATGAACTCACTGCTGCATCACCTCAGACCTTACTTCCTGTGTGGAAACAATCGAATCAACAGTCAAATGACCAGCAAAGCAGTCTTGAATGACTTCATTCAG GTCCTGATGAACGCTCTGCTgagtggtggaggaggaggagatggaggagtggTGACTGACAGAGGAGGCGAAGAGCGGAGCTTCTGTGAAGCTAGCCAGTTCAAAGACAGGATTTGCCACG GCTCTCAGGGTTTACCCAGAGACAGCGTTTTGTCCAGAATCCTTCAGACTCAGATGTTGGACACGTTGGACATAGAAGGACTTTACCCTCTGTACCGCCAAGTAGAAcaacacctgcaggacttccccAAAGAGAG gACTCGTCTCCAGATAGACGGACCATATAATGAGGCCTTCTTGGAGAAGGTGCAGAAATGTTCGATGGAGGACGACGGCTCTGTGGAGTTCGCTGCTGCTAAG GTCCATCAGTATCGGATTGCCATGACAGCCAAGGACTGCTCCATCATGGTTACCCTTGTGCCTGGTGATGCAGAGGAGGGTGATGCTGAAGG TCTCTCCACACAGAGGCAGCTCAGAGACTTCAGACCTCCGGCTTTCTCCTACTCTGTCTCCATCTTGGACTTGGACCCGAAGCCGTTCGACAGCATCCCCCGCCAGCTGCGTCTGGACCAGAAGATTGTCTCTTGCTACTTAAGGACTGGTGGTGCCTTGCCAAAAGGCTCTTTGCCGCTGCTCCCAAGCATCATCACGTCCGCAGAGAGGGAGGACTGCACGTTACTCTTCCACCCCATGTGA